Proteins encoded together in one bacterium window:
- a CDS encoding polysaccharide deacetylase family protein, whose translation MRARGLPLLLLSFLLMWGCAGPEIRPPALPRPVPSVAPPPVPSASAHGFPDFIVAIVQPGDSYSSLAGKYLGDPSLDWFLSEFNGSTLPASGQDVLIPLASYAPGGLWPTGYQSVPVLTYHKLTRNGSPDAMTVREADFEAQMRFLLENGYRVIPLDELFEFLQFRRQIPARSVVITFDDGWRSVYDIAWPILKKYGYPATLFVYTDLIVGSRETLSWEQIRELSQNGFDIQGHSKTHRYLGRKDRKESFREYFESVRKEIVESAKIIRKHTGREVKYLAYPYGDTNDLVAAMTRQEGYRLAFTVERESAPFFSNDYRVSREMIFGSYTLKDFRNNLTVFRKFGAE comes from the coding sequence ATGCGGGCTAGGGGTCTTCCCCTCCTCCTCCTGTCGTTTCTCCTGATGTGGGGGTGCGCGGGCCCGGAGATCCGTCCTCCGGCGCTTCCCCGGCCGGTCCCATCGGTCGCGCCTCCTCCGGTCCCGTCGGCGAGCGCGCACGGCTTCCCGGACTTCATCGTCGCGATCGTGCAGCCCGGCGACAGCTACTCCTCGCTGGCCGGGAAATATCTCGGCGATCCATCCCTGGACTGGTTCCTCTCGGAGTTCAACGGAAGCACTCTCCCCGCGTCCGGCCAGGACGTCTTGATCCCCCTTGCAAGTTACGCCCCCGGCGGCCTTTGGCCGACGGGATACCAGTCCGTCCCGGTCCTCACCTATCATAAACTCACGCGAAACGGGAGCCCCGACGCGATGACCGTCCGGGAGGCCGATTTCGAGGCGCAGATGCGCTTCCTCCTCGAGAACGGCTACCGGGTCATCCCGCTCGACGAATTGTTCGAATTCCTCCAGTTCCGGCGCCAGATCCCGGCCCGCTCCGTCGTCATCACGTTCGACGACGGGTGGCGTTCCGTGTACGACATCGCCTGGCCCATCCTGAAAAAGTACGGTTATCCGGCGACCCTGTTCGTGTACACCGACCTGATCGTCGGGAGCAGGGAAACGCTCTCCTGGGAACAGATCCGCGAACTGTCGCAGAACGGGTTCGACATCCAGGGACACAGCAAGACGCACCGGTACCTGGGCCGGAAGGATCGGAAAGAGTCGTTCCGGGAATATTTCGAATCGGTGCGGAAGGAGATCGTGGAGTCGGCGAAGATCATCCGGAAGCACACCGGCCGGGAAGTGAAGTACCTCGCGTACCCGTACGGGGACACGAACGACCTCGTCGCGGCGATGACGCGCCAGGAGGGGTATCGCCTCGCCTTCACCGTGGAGAGGGAGAGCGCCCCGTTCTTTTCGAATGATTACCGGGTCAGCCGCGAGATGATCTTCGGGAGTTACACCTTGAAGGATTTCAGGAACAACCTGACGGTGTTCCGGAAGTTCGGCGCCGAATGA
- a CDS encoding FHA domain-containing protein, giving the protein MKRPPIIVVQLIHLSGPLKGQIQEFAEGSILVGRHPSCNVLFPADVTVLSRRHAEIVRDGNQFRLVDKSTNGTFVNGKRITETFLKSGDVIAFAEGGPKVSFLTEVKEAPVVVAAPPPPPPPVRQPARAPEIQRPEPPRAEPPRAALPAPRVERAAPPPAPAVGKTKTSMIIQIGPTLRSFKELPVTIGTGGKCELVLPFPGIQEAHAQIFFAEGQYWVKDLTGLGVVKVGGQPIGTQVPLNLQDELSLGPRGPVFRFMGEGRFAEVAVSAPPPPPASGPAPGKGPGAPAHQGEDGTKKSVFKKFFG; this is encoded by the coding sequence ATGAAACGCCCACCGATCATAGTCGTTCAACTCATCCACCTCTCGGGTCCCTTGAAGGGGCAGATCCAGGAGTTTGCGGAAGGGTCGATCCTCGTCGGCCGCCACCCCTCGTGCAATGTCCTGTTCCCGGCCGATGTCACGGTCCTCTCCCGCAGGCACGCCGAGATCGTTCGGGACGGAAACCAGTTCCGTCTCGTGGACAAGAGCACCAACGGGACCTTCGTCAACGGAAAGAGGATCACGGAGACGTTCCTGAAAAGCGGGGACGTCATCGCGTTCGCCGAGGGCGGTCCCAAGGTCAGCTTCCTGACCGAGGTGAAGGAAGCACCGGTCGTTGTCGCCGCCCCGCCCCCGCCGCCTCCGCCGGTACGCCAACCCGCGCGGGCGCCCGAGATCCAGCGTCCCGAGCCTCCCCGCGCGGAACCCCCCCGCGCCGCTCTGCCCGCGCCCCGGGTGGAAAGGGCGGCGCCGCCCCCCGCGCCGGCCGTCGGAAAGACGAAGACCTCCATGATCATTCAGATCGGTCCGACGCTCCGGTCGTTCAAGGAACTTCCGGTCACGATCGGGACCGGGGGGAAATGCGAACTCGTCCTGCCGTTCCCGGGGATCCAGGAGGCGCACGCCCAGATCTTCTTCGCGGAGGGACAATACTGGGTCAAGGATCTGACGGGCCTCGGGGTCGTCAAGGTCGGCGGGCAGCCGATCGGGACACAGGTCCCGCTGAACCTGCAGGACGAACTTTCCCTCGGGCCGCGCGGTCCCGTCTTCCGTTTCATGGGGGAAGGGCGGTTCGCCGAGGTGGCGGTGTCCGCACCCCCTCCTCCTCCCGCTTCCGGACCCGCTCCCGGGAAGGGGCCGGGTGCACCTGCGCACCAGGGAGAGGACGGGACGAAAAAGTCGGTGTTCAAGAAGTTCTTCGGCTGA
- a CDS encoding PP2C family serine/threonine-protein phosphatase, whose translation MIRIESCGRTDVGLRRVNNEDSFVSSPELGLLALADGMGGAASGEVASGIFADTVRELFSAGLPSAEEEAEELVRKTFLLGNQRIRELAVRDPRHKDMGCTGEMVVFTDEGYVVGHVGDSRIYLFRGGRLRQVTKDHSFVQEQVDKGVLTPEQARVHAYRHMILRAVGIHDSLAVDLISGKAYPGDIFLLCSDGLSDMIEDSLIESTLASDLSLEEKADHLVRCACDAGGHDNVTVVLGLVLLSG comes from the coding sequence ATGATCCGGATCGAATCATGCGGCAGGACGGACGTCGGGCTGCGCCGCGTAAACAACGAGGATTCGTTCGTCTCCTCCCCCGAACTGGGCCTGCTGGCCCTGGCGGACGGGATGGGCGGGGCGGCATCCGGCGAGGTCGCCAGCGGCATCTTCGCGGATACCGTTCGGGAGCTTTTTTCCGCCGGACTGCCGTCCGCGGAGGAGGAGGCCGAGGAACTCGTCCGGAAAACGTTCCTCCTCGGCAACCAGCGCATCCGCGAACTGGCCGTCCGGGATCCGCGGCACAAGGACATGGGCTGCACGGGGGAGATGGTCGTATTCACCGACGAGGGCTACGTGGTGGGCCATGTCGGCGACAGCCGCATCTACCTCTTCCGGGGAGGCCGGCTCCGGCAGGTGACGAAGGATCACTCCTTCGTCCAGGAACAAGTCGACAAGGGGGTTCTCACTCCCGAGCAGGCGCGGGTCCACGCGTATCGGCACATGATCCTGCGGGCCGTCGGGATCCACGACTCCCTGGCCGTCGACCTGATCTCCGGAAAGGCGTACCCCGGCGATATCTTCCTGCTCTGTTCGGACGGACTCTCCGACATGATCGAGGACTCCCTGATCGAGTCGACGCTCGCATCCGACCTCTCCCTCGAAGAGAAGGCGGACCACCTGGTCCGATGCGCGTGCGACGCCGGAGGGCACGACAACGTGACGGTCGTGCTGGGTCTTGTTCTCCTGTCCGGATGA
- a CDS encoding serine protease has translation MILPSTLPRIALLLLFAVPASGGERPAATPVELPAPETAARLERCLETSGFVVIRRETPGAEIRIDAMRGAEERGLLVSPRSPLGSVVEWGPNAGDVHAPGTPDDLRACIDRGGAPSEVLAGEKFVACLRAIREGREIRFSGLLIGAEGTVISTAHDLDRVEAVSVRLRDGRIVPGRIGKKDPLRDLTRIDLAEPVPGFPLDGRVRDRLLPDEKVFSLGCAAGGAMRMREGRVAGEPRKSGGMPLWEVRMETIPGSSGGPAFDAGGKLAGLVKGRFRGTKDQGYLIPVGTILEFLGKGKRGNR, from the coding sequence ATGATCCTCCCGTCGACTCTTCCGCGGATCGCCCTCCTTCTCCTGTTCGCGGTCCCTGCGTCGGGCGGGGAGCGCCCCGCCGCAACTCCCGTGGAACTTCCGGCACCGGAGACGGCGGCCCGGCTGGAGCGGTGCCTCGAGACGTCCGGGTTCGTGGTCATTCGGCGCGAAACCCCGGGGGCGGAGATCCGGATCGACGCCATGCGGGGAGCGGAGGAGCGGGGTCTGCTCGTCTCCCCCCGCTCTCCCCTGGGGTCGGTCGTGGAGTGGGGGCCGAATGCCGGGGATGTACACGCCCCCGGAACTCCCGACGACCTGCGTGCCTGCATCGACCGTGGGGGAGCCCCGTCGGAGGTCCTCGCAGGGGAGAAATTCGTGGCGTGCCTTCGGGCGATCCGGGAAGGGCGGGAGATCCGGTTTTCCGGTCTGCTGATCGGCGCGGAAGGCACGGTGATTTCCACCGCGCACGACCTGGATCGGGTCGAAGCGGTCTCGGTCCGCCTGCGGGACGGCAGGATCGTGCCCGGCAGGATCGGGAAAAAGGATCCCTTGCGGGACCTGACCCGCATCGACCTCGCGGAACCGGTTCCCGGATTTCCCCTTGATGGAAGGGTGAGGGACCGCCTTCTGCCGGACGAGAAGGTTTTCTCCCTCGGGTGCGCCGCCGGAGGCGCGATGCGCATGAGGGAGGGACGTGTGGCAGGGGAGCCCCGCAAATCCGGCGGGATGCCCCTTTGGGAGGTCCGGATGGAGACGATCCCCGGGAGCAGCGGGGGGCCCGCGTTCGACGCCGGAGGGAAACTGGCCGGGCTTGTGAAGGGAAGGTTCCGGGGGACGAAGGACCAGGGGTACCTGATCCCCGTCGGGACGATTCTCGAGTTCCTCGGCAAGGGAAAACGGGGTAATCGATGA
- a CDS encoding serine/threonine-protein kinase: MNYGRYKVLEELGQGSMGIVYKAHDPNLDLVLAVKVLRPECLQGETLVKRFLAEARVLGRLDHPNIVRVYNVDEDQGTVYIAMEFLEGEGLNDLAKRKRLSPEEIAGLGAKIAGALGYAHSKGIVHRDVKPGNILVRPDGNPKVTDFGIARIEDTAEHLRTQAGEILGTPAYMSPEQVLSEPVDGRSDIFSLGIILYELCAGERPFRGDSLGAVFQAITQATPVPLSERNPEIPAALAEAVERCLRRNPADRFQSGEELAAALRGCLRKESPPESAPAGSPGAGRKGMPAWVFIAAIAVLAGAGGGIYQFTRGRDAAPLPSAPASAPKETAGSSLRLSTSPAGAHVFLDGVSKGVSPLRMEASPGKHEVRITLAGYEEWEAQVDLAQGSEVPLDVELVRSEAPAPKARSMAKPIEKPMAKPIEKPMAKPIAKPMADPAVRKDLEEGIRSYEQGKIDVSIVKLEYVLRQDPENAKAKQYLAMAQERKRKVMEQWGKQLDEAPVSGGKKR, encoded by the coding sequence ATGAACTACGGAAGGTACAAGGTCCTCGAGGAACTGGGCCAGGGCTCGATGGGGATCGTCTACAAGGCCCACGATCCCAACCTCGACCTGGTCCTTGCCGTCAAGGTGCTTCGTCCCGAATGCCTCCAGGGTGAAACGCTGGTGAAGCGGTTCCTCGCCGAGGCCCGGGTCCTGGGCCGTCTCGACCATCCCAACATCGTTCGCGTCTACAACGTCGACGAGGACCAGGGGACGGTCTACATCGCGATGGAGTTCCTGGAAGGCGAGGGGCTCAACGACCTCGCGAAGAGAAAACGCCTTTCTCCCGAAGAGATCGCCGGCCTCGGCGCGAAGATCGCCGGGGCGTTGGGCTATGCCCACTCGAAAGGGATCGTCCATCGCGACGTCAAGCCGGGCAATATCCTGGTCCGGCCCGACGGAAACCCGAAGGTCACCGATTTCGGGATCGCGCGGATCGAGGACACCGCCGAGCACCTGAGGACGCAGGCGGGGGAGATTCTCGGGACGCCGGCCTACATGTCGCCCGAGCAGGTGCTGAGCGAGCCGGTCGACGGACGCTCCGACATCTTCTCCCTCGGGATCATCCTGTACGAATTGTGCGCGGGGGAGCGCCCCTTCCGTGGCGACAGCCTTGGGGCGGTCTTCCAGGCCATAACGCAGGCGACCCCCGTTCCGCTCTCGGAGCGGAATCCGGAGATTCCCGCCGCCCTGGCGGAGGCCGTGGAACGATGCCTGCGCAGGAACCCCGCGGACCGGTTCCAGTCGGGGGAGGAACTCGCCGCCGCCCTTCGCGGCTGCCTGCGGAAAGAGAGTCCGCCCGAATCCGCGCCGGCGGGATCGCCGGGTGCCGGAAGGAAGGGAATGCCGGCATGGGTGTTCATCGCCGCCATCGCGGTCCTGGCTGGCGCGGGCGGCGGGATCTACCAATTCACGCGGGGACGGGACGCCGCACCTCTCCCTTCGGCGCCCGCCTCCGCCCCGAAGGAGACCGCCGGATCTTCCTTGCGGCTGTCGACATCCCCGGCGGGGGCGCACGTCTTCCTGGACGGGGTTTCGAAGGGAGTGTCTCCGCTCCGCATGGAGGCGTCCCCGGGGAAGCACGAGGTCCGCATAACGCTTGCGGGGTACGAGGAGTGGGAGGCCCAGGTGGACCTGGCGCAAGGATCGGAAGTTCCGCTCGACGTGGAACTGGTGCGCAGCGAGGCTCCCGCGCCGAAGGCCAGGTCGATGGCGAAGCCGATCGAGAAACCGATGGCGAAGCCGATCGAGAAACCGATGGCGAAGCCGATCGCGAAGCCGATGGCGGATCCGGCCGTGCGGAAGGATCTCGAAGAGGGGATCCGGAGCTATGAACAGGGAAAGATCGACGTGTCGATCGTGAAGCTCGAATACGTCCTGCGCCAGGACCCGGAAAACGCGAAGGCGAAGCAGTACCTGGCGATGGCGCAGGAGCGGAAGCGGAAGGTGATGGAACAGTGGGGGAAGCAGCTCGACGAGGCGCCGGTGTCGGGCGGGAAGAAGCGATGA
- a CDS encoding glycine zipper domain-containing protein has product MKILGGSRRWLALYVAGTFALGACASTDGNTTGRTVGTAIGALAGGVIGYQKDKKTGALKGALIGGAAGYAVGWLVDEYVMKRTKTAAQVRAEYKVPEASQVPPTVHAYGVVINPDKTLPRGKGAEATTGFDLVASSGAKPAVEESRAIVAPDGNVIHTRRYSYKEIDGPGGYEFRQKLPVPAEADQGIYRYDSVLYVNGKEASRASNDFQVARSPGGGIAVAWLGPRMSGRRIQ; this is encoded by the coding sequence ATGAAGATCCTTGGGGGATCGCGGCGGTGGTTGGCCCTCTATGTCGCGGGAACGTTCGCCCTTGGCGCGTGCGCCTCGACCGACGGGAACACGACCGGACGCACGGTCGGAACCGCGATCGGAGCGCTCGCCGGCGGGGTGATCGGCTACCAGAAGGACAAGAAGACCGGAGCGCTCAAGGGAGCACTGATCGGCGGGGCGGCCGGATACGCGGTCGGGTGGCTCGTGGACGAATACGTCATGAAGAGGACGAAGACCGCCGCGCAGGTCCGGGCGGAGTACAAGGTTCCCGAGGCGAGCCAGGTTCCTCCGACCGTCCACGCGTACGGCGTCGTGATCAACCCGGACAAGACCCTTCCCCGTGGGAAAGGGGCGGAGGCGACGACCGGATTCGACCTGGTCGCTTCCTCCGGCGCGAAGCCCGCGGTCGAGGAGAGCCGGGCGATCGTGGCCCCCGACGGGAATGTGATCCACACCAGGCGGTATTCCTACAAGGAGATCGACGGACCGGGAGGGTACGAGTTTCGCCAGAAGCTTCCCGTTCCGGCCGAGGCGGATCAGGGGATCTATCGATACGACTCCGTCCTGTATGTGAACGGGAAGGAGGCATCGCGGGCGAGCAACGATTTCCAGGTCGCGCGTTCGCCCGGCGGCGGGATCGCCGTCGCCTGGCTTGGGCCGCGGATGAGCGGAAGGAGGATCCAATGA
- a CDS encoding tetratricopeptide repeat protein yields MKDRIRRSVFGVMIAAASLAVAVAALGAIGPGTAAPTLVLKDTGGKSYDLSSSKRRPMTILYFFDADSRPSLEGLLTLNQVAKRSKSGDLTVWAITTSPGEKASGFARKAGVTFPVLIDVGGKVSDAYRARQVLPSVCVVGPAGKILDSFQGGGKATESMLVRVAERSLQRKETALASAIGDEVLKKNPGNAKARAVKGYAALRRKNLKEAESVFAGLAKQGGEAEVLGKEGLATVYARGKQPERALALAKEVEGKAPGRGYVNVVKGDILYAQNRKKEAEEEYVKASSRTEGEPYQQASRYNQLGRLYSSSNRYGKAKEFFDKAVEIDPYYIEGTTNKGVALEKEGKWDQALASYRSALAVNPGDAFAAALARRAEEMVALSKDAGRKERMDRLVKELADRFRTQKAEGGKKEDEWSSGPTVLTFVDFQDKGGLAERDGFSTVLLTRLSENMNASGRVKIVERALVERVLEELNLGSSKLADPDTALKLGKLFAARLIGTGSLLHLPEGSVLSLRVVDTETSGIVQTAIRTLDPGGSVDEELFRINREILKMVMEKYPLRGFVAKVDGEEVLLNLGAKQGVVKGTRFDVLEEGEGIAYKGKKLAAAPKAVAQMEIVSVEPEFSRAKVTRKDRPLKQDDKVQERAN; encoded by the coding sequence ATGAAGGATCGGATTCGCAGGTCGGTGTTCGGCGTAATGATCGCGGCCGCTTCTCTCGCGGTCGCAGTGGCGGCACTCGGTGCGATCGGGCCGGGAACGGCGGCGCCGACCCTGGTCCTGAAGGACACGGGGGGGAAGAGTTACGACCTTTCGTCGTCGAAACGCCGCCCGATGACGATCCTCTACTTTTTCGACGCCGATTCCAGGCCGAGCCTCGAGGGACTTCTCACGCTGAACCAGGTCGCGAAGCGTTCGAAGTCCGGCGACCTGACGGTCTGGGCGATCACCACGTCGCCCGGTGAGAAGGCGTCCGGTTTCGCGCGGAAGGCGGGGGTGACGTTTCCCGTCCTGATCGACGTGGGCGGAAAGGTGAGCGATGCGTACCGTGCGCGGCAGGTTCTTCCCTCCGTGTGCGTCGTCGGCCCGGCGGGAAAGATCCTGGACTCCTTCCAGGGCGGCGGGAAGGCGACGGAGTCGATGCTCGTGCGGGTGGCCGAACGGTCGCTGCAGCGGAAGGAGACGGCGCTGGCGAGCGCGATCGGCGACGAGGTACTGAAGAAGAATCCCGGGAATGCCAAGGCCCGCGCCGTCAAGGGATACGCGGCGCTGCGTCGGAAGAACCTGAAGGAAGCCGAATCGGTCTTCGCCGGCCTCGCGAAGCAGGGCGGAGAGGCGGAGGTGCTCGGCAAGGAGGGGTTGGCCACCGTCTACGCCAGGGGGAAGCAGCCCGAGAGGGCCCTCGCGCTGGCGAAGGAGGTCGAGGGAAAAGCCCCGGGGCGCGGATACGTGAACGTCGTCAAGGGGGACATCCTCTACGCGCAGAACAGGAAGAAGGAGGCGGAGGAGGAGTACGTCAAGGCGTCGTCGCGGACGGAGGGAGAGCCGTACCAGCAGGCGTCGCGATACAACCAGCTCGGGCGCCTCTATTCGAGCTCCAACCGGTACGGGAAGGCGAAGGAATTCTTCGACAAGGCGGTCGAGATCGACCCGTATTACATCGAGGGGACGACGAACAAGGGGGTCGCCCTCGAGAAGGAAGGGAAGTGGGACCAGGCTCTCGCGTCGTATCGCAGCGCCCTCGCCGTGAATCCGGGCGACGCCTTCGCCGCCGCGCTGGCCCGGCGCGCCGAGGAGATGGTGGCGCTTTCGAAGGATGCGGGACGGAAGGAGCGGATGGACCGGCTGGTGAAGGAACTGGCGGACCGTTTCCGGACGCAGAAGGCCGAAGGGGGAAAGAAGGAGGACGAGTGGAGCTCCGGGCCGACGGTGCTCACGTTCGTCGATTTCCAGGATAAGGGCGGGCTTGCGGAGCGTGACGGCTTTTCGACGGTCCTGCTCACGCGGCTCTCCGAGAACATGAACGCGTCGGGGCGGGTGAAGATCGTCGAGCGCGCGCTGGTCGAGCGTGTGCTCGAGGAGCTGAATCTCGGATCCTCGAAGCTGGCGGATCCCGATACGGCCCTGAAGCTCGGGAAGCTCTTCGCCGCCCGACTGATCGGGACCGGATCGCTGCTCCACCTCCCGGAAGGCTCCGTCCTTTCGTTGCGGGTCGTCGACACCGAAACCTCGGGGATCGTCCAGACGGCGATCCGGACGCTGGATCCGGGCGGGTCCGTGGACGAGGAACTCTTCCGGATCAACCGTGAAATCCTCAAGATGGTGATGGAGAAGTATCCGCTCCGCGGTTTCGTCGCGAAGGTGGACGGCGAGGAGGTTCTCCTCAACCTCGGCGCGAAGCAGGGGGTCGTCAAGGGAACCCGGTTCGACGTGCTGGAGGAGGGGGAGGGGATCGCCTACAAGGGGAAGAAGCTCGCCGCCGCGCCGAAGGCCGTGGCGCAGATGGAGATCGTCTCCGTAGAACCCGAGTTCTCCCGCGCGAAGGTGACCCGGAAGGACCGCCCGCTGAAGCAGGACGACAAGGTCCAGGAGCGGGCGAACTGA
- a CDS encoding CsgG/HfaB family protein gives MTGIIRKIGITLALFCSFLLPRADAGQLVSPADREWAKKAVAEEKSLSAPAGKNTIAVLYFRNGTGDPALDPMRKGIPLLLITDLSGVPGLSVIERTRLQALTEETSLGASGLVEAGTAPRVGKLLGARWLVGGEIGREKPTRIDLTSNVADVPAGATSGKTSSGGEIEQLFEVEKDLLFGVLKLVDVKVTPEEEQRLRKPCSKSATALAALFLGVDAGDRGEFDKAEEYYRKALQVDPGVCIASDALKEIEAARASGAGKRSRQLLKTLRDGTTLTDSLTTKDPLFRGGKPLDIPGTRTSPANINLTFP, from the coding sequence ATGACCGGGATCATTCGGAAAATCGGCATCACGCTCGCGCTCTTCTGCTCCTTCCTCTTGCCGCGGGCCGATGCGGGACAATTGGTGTCCCCCGCGGACCGGGAATGGGCGAAGAAAGCCGTCGCCGAGGAAAAATCGCTTTCGGCGCCGGCCGGGAAGAACACCATCGCGGTCCTCTACTTCCGCAACGGAACCGGAGACCCGGCCCTCGACCCGATGCGCAAGGGGATCCCGCTGCTTCTCATCACCGATCTCTCCGGCGTGCCCGGACTGTCGGTGATCGAGCGTACGCGGCTGCAGGCCTTGACCGAGGAGACAAGCCTGGGAGCGTCCGGCCTGGTCGAGGCGGGGACCGCTCCCCGGGTCGGGAAGCTGCTCGGCGCCCGATGGCTCGTGGGGGGCGAGATCGGGAGGGAGAAGCCGACCCGGATCGACCTCACCTCGAACGTGGCCGACGTCCCCGCGGGCGCGACGTCCGGAAAAACATCGTCCGGGGGAGAGATCGAACAACTCTTCGAGGTAGAGAAGGACCTCCTCTTCGGCGTGCTGAAACTGGTCGACGTGAAGGTCACTCCGGAAGAGGAACAGCGTCTCCGCAAGCCGTGTTCGAAGAGCGCGACGGCGCTGGCCGCCCTCTTCCTCGGCGTCGATGCCGGCGACCGCGGCGAGTTCGACAAGGCGGAAGAGTACTACCGGAAGGCGCTCCAGGTCGATCCGGGCGTCTGCATCGCCTCCGACGCCCTGAAGGAGATCGAGGCGGCCAGGGCCTCCGGCGCCGGGAAACGGAGCCGGCAACTCCTCAAGACGCTTCGCGACGGGACCACCCTCACCGATTCGTTGACCACGAAGGATCCGCTGTTCCGGGGTGGAAAACCGCTGGATATCCCGGGGACGAGGACGTCCCCGGCCAACATCAACCTGACGTTTCCCTGA
- the mdh gene encoding malate dehydrogenase, translating into MARKKIALIGGGQIGGVLAQMCAQRELGDVVLFDIVEGLPQGKCLDIAEVGPVEGFDVSLKGTNNYADIAGSDVVIVTAGLPRKPGMSRDDLIGVNSKIMTSVAEGIKTYAPNSFVIVISNPLDAMVTLCQKITGFPNNRIIGQAGVLDSARFAAFIAWELGVSVRDVTAMTLGGHGDDMVPLIRYSSVAGIPVMELLERKYGNAAKAKEVMTAMVNRTRKAGGEVVALLKTGSAFFSPASAAIAMVESILKDQKRVLPCCVYLNGEFGVKGYFVGVPTVLGAGGVEKVIEFKLDAEEQAMMDKSVGAVKELVSTLK; encoded by the coding sequence ATGGCAAGGAAGAAGATTGCTCTCATCGGCGGCGGTCAGATCGGCGGCGTGCTGGCTCAGATGTGCGCCCAACGCGAACTCGGCGATGTGGTCCTGTTCGACATCGTCGAAGGTTTGCCGCAAGGGAAGTGCCTCGACATCGCGGAAGTCGGCCCGGTGGAAGGGTTCGACGTCTCCCTGAAGGGGACCAACAACTACGCGGACATCGCCGGCTCCGACGTCGTCATCGTGACGGCCGGCCTTCCCCGCAAGCCCGGGATGAGCCGCGACGACCTGATCGGCGTCAACTCCAAGATCATGACCTCGGTCGCCGAGGGGATCAAGACGTACGCCCCGAACTCCTTCGTCATCGTCATCTCCAACCCGCTCGACGCGATGGTGACCCTCTGCCAGAAGATCACCGGGTTCCCCAACAACCGGATCATCGGGCAGGCCGGCGTCCTCGACTCGGCCCGTTTCGCCGCCTTCATCGCATGGGAGCTCGGCGTCTCCGTCCGCGACGTGACGGCGATGACCCTGGGCGGCCACGGCGACGACATGGTCCCCCTCATCCGTTACTCCTCCGTGGCCGGGATCCCCGTCATGGAGCTGCTGGAGCGGAAGTACGGCAACGCCGCCAAGGCGAAGGAAGTCATGACCGCGATGGTGAACCGCACCCGCAAGGCCGGCGGCGAAGTGGTCGCCCTGCTGAAGACCGGTTCCGCCTTCTTCTCCCCGGCTTCGGCGGCGATCGCCATGGTCGAGTCGATCCTCAAGGACCAGAAGAGGGTCCTGCCGTGCTGCGTCTACCTGAACGGCGAGTTCGGCGTAAAGGGGTACTTCGTCGGCGTGCCGACCGTGCTGGGAGCCGGCGGCGTCGAGAAGGTGATCGAGTTCAAGCTGGACGCCGAGGAGCAGGCGATGATGGACAAGTCGGTCGGCGCCGTGAAGGAACTGGTCAGCACCCTCAAGTAA